In Methylomonas sp. MK1, the genomic stretch AAGGTCTTGACGTTAAAAACCTGTTTCGCGGGATTTTCAAAATCGGCAAGACCCGTAAGTGGAAATTAAACCATTCATCGCTGTATTTGGATTATTTGGCCGGCAATCAGAATTACGATTGTACGCCATGGGGTAATCCAACACGCAACGTGTTTGGCTGGCAAAAACCTTGCTACTTGTTAGCTGACGAAGGTAATGCTAACTCTTTTCAGGAATTGCTGGATGATACGCCTTGGGACAAATACGGCACGGTGAAAAACCCTAAGTGCGCTAACTGCATGGCGCATTGCGGCTATGAGGCAACGGCGGTTGAGGATACCTTGGCGCATCCATTGAAAGCACTTTGGGCTGCGGTGCGCGGTCCCAAAACCTCCGGTGAAATGGTTGCCGAAAAGCAGCCGGAGTTTATTGCTTCTTTCAAAAAATCGGCAATTTCCGAGATTCCAGTAAAAGTAGAGTCTTAAGACGAACCCAGGACGTCATCCTCATTAACAGGTTTTCATAACGGCTATGTTTAAAAAATTGTATTTCGGTCTTAGTTTGCTAATGCTTGTCTGTCTGTCTTCCTTAGCTAATGCTGAAGAGATTTCTGCGCGTCAGGTCGTCGAGGAGTTTCAAAACCAGTTGCTGAACGTAATGAAGGCGGGTAAAGAGCTTGGCTTTCAAGGGCGCTACGACAAACTGGATGTGGCGGTAAAGAAAAGTCACGATCTGCCTAAAATCGCCAGAATCGTGGTAGGAAAGCAATGGGAAGAATTGACAACTGAGCAGCAGAACAAACTGGAAAGCGTATTCAGCAAGCTCAGTGTGTCGGCTTATGCTCACAACTTTAAAGACTATTCGGGCGAATCGTTTACTTTTGCATCCGAAGAGGAAACCGGCAGGGGCGGTGTGGTGATTCACACCAATTTGCATATTCCCGGCGAAAAGGATGTCAAGTTCGATTATATGATGAAGAAAAAAGACGATGGCTGGCAAATTATCAATATAATAGCCGATGGCGTCAGTGATTTGGCATTGAAAAGATCGGATTACACTAGTGTGCTAAGCCGTGATGGGTTTGATGCCTTGATCGTTAAAATCACTGAGAAAATTGAAAGTTACGCAAAACAATAAGTTTGTTAGGAATCGTCAGTAATGTATAGCCCCCGTTATCAAGGCAACAGCCAGACATCCCTGTTATGGGTGCTGTTATTTTCCAGCGCATTATCGGTAACCGGGTGTGCTACCACGGATAAGCATCCGGTTGATGCCAACAGGGCGTCTAAAGCTAAGTCAGACGCAGCAGATCCTTACGAAGGTTTTAATCGCTCCATGTACGGTTTT encodes the following:
- a CDS encoding ABC transporter substrate-binding protein, with product MFKKLYFGLSLLMLVCLSSLANAEEISARQVVEEFQNQLLNVMKAGKELGFQGRYDKLDVAVKKSHDLPKIARIVVGKQWEELTTEQQNKLESVFSKLSVSAYAHNFKDYSGESFTFASEEETGRGGVVIHTNLHIPGEKDVKFDYMMKKKDDGWQIINIIADGVSDLALKRSDYTSVLSRDGFDALIVKITEKIESYAKQ